From one Gossypium hirsutum isolate 1008001.06 chromosome D08, Gossypium_hirsutum_v2.1, whole genome shotgun sequence genomic stretch:
- the LOC107900680 gene encoding uncharacterized protein gives MDSQELPDNGNKGFRYMLLRIAFALLFPIFVFFLLSFLVCLLAIFMGELSISDPISAPTQCKIVSSSVDIRSSKVCELGLLNYKAKHVFYSSENSKFRCRYDYYWTSVFKVEYTDHSLGQMQLALTEAPNEALPVSCRPDFGVAWLTKDKFKVNETYDCWYISGTPTVKLYNDGFFSCQAKDPSLIEKMRRYLILSIKILKSWFSSKGYARYWRSEVIAGIVTGFSASIITISFIRTLQHMKSWLPQAINTVLIKRVCFLLVYFSVMGWLASHYWRRLSIPFIKAFNY, from the exons ATGGATTCACAAGAACTCCCCGATAATGGTAACAAGGGTTTTCGCTACATGTTACTTCGAATCGCTTTTGCCCTTCTTTTCCCCatcttcgttttctttttgttatcaTTTCTAGTCTGTCTCCTCGCTATTTTCATGGGGGAGCTATCAATTTCAGATCCGATTTCCGCGCCCACACAATGCAAGATAGTCTCTAGCA GTGTGGATATTAGGTCCTCGAAGGTCTGTGAGCTTGGATTATTGAATTATAAAGCAAAACATGTATTTTATAGTTCCGAGAACAGCAAATTTAGATGTCGATATGATTACTACTGGACTTCAGTGTTTAAG GTTGAGTACACAGACCATTCTTTGGGTCAGATGCAACTTGCCTTAACAGAGGCACCGAATGAAGCACTTCCTGTAAGTTGCAGGCCTGACTTTGGTGTTGCTTGGTTGACCAAAGATAAGTTCAAG GTAAATGAAACCTATGACTGCTGGTACATATCAGGTACTCCCACAGTAAAGTTGTATAATGATGGTTTTTTCAGTTGCCAAGCAAAAGATCCATCTTTAATTGAGAAGATGAGGCGATATCTAATATT ATCCATAAAGATTTTGAAGTCTTGGTTTTCCAGCAAGGGGTACGCTAGATATTGGAGGTCAGAAGTGATAGCTGGTATTGTTACTGGATTTTCAGCATCTATAATCACTATCAGCTTCATTAGAACCCTACAACATATGAAGTCTTGGTTGCCTCAAGCCATTAACACAGTCCTTATAAAGCGGGTTTGTTTTCTACTGGTATACTTTTCTGTTATGGGTTGGCTGGCATCCCATTATTGGAGGAGGCTCAGTATCCCATTTATTAAAGCTTTTAACTACTAG